A window of Silurus meridionalis isolate SWU-2019-XX chromosome 4, ASM1480568v1, whole genome shotgun sequence contains these coding sequences:
- the dbpb gene encoding D site albumin promoter binding protein b isoform X2: protein MAGPPSQRLLPPSGPKTHFRSIDHAGGDSLDTGPVNTGPELKSPPQTPLKDKDMDEDSLGRCSLRDRNSNGQVADGSGLGTGPGTFQSLWERTVASDPGLFQLHYMDLGEFLTENGMAMHGAQIPSQSSQCPSTSPSPCSSSSSSSVSAASPPTLLGLDMQVQQSMLGASGCLHSPPQGSLEPTPSPSCPPLTAPPMTNANDMLTTFDPDPDPADVALSSVPGQEAFDPCTHCFSEDDLKPQPVIKKARKMLVPDSLKDDKYWSRRLKNNEAAKRSRDARRVKENQISVRAAFLERENAALRQEVANMRKELGRCRNILNKYENRYVEQL, encoded by the exons ATGGCAGGCCCTCCCTCTCAGCGCCTGTTGCCCCCTTCTGGACCCAAAACACACTTCAGGAGCATAGACCATGCAGGAGGGGACTCGTTGGACACTGGGCCGGTCAACACCGGCCCTGAGCTCAAGTCGCCACCACAAACCCCGCTTAAAG ATAAGGACATGGATGAGGACTCTTTGGGACGTTGCTCTCTCCGTGACAGAAACAGCAATGGACAAGTTGCAGATGGCAGCGGTTTAGGGACAGGGCCAGGCACCTTTCAGAGCCTGTGGGAGCGGACAGTGGCGTCTGATCCTGGTTTGTTCCAGCTGCACTACATGGACTTGGGGGAGTTCCTGACCGAGAATGGCATGGCAATGCACGGGGCTCAGATCCCTTCCCAGAGCTCACAGTGCCCTTCTACATCACCATCTCCctgctcctcctcttcctcatcttcaGTTTCTGCTGCCTCACCACCTACGCTGCTCGGCTTGGACATGCAGGTGCAGCAGAGCATGCTGGGAGCTTCCGGCTGTTTGCACA GTCCTCCTCAGGGAAGCCTTGAGCCTACCCCTTCACCCTCCTGCCCACCTCTCACTGCGCCACCCATGACCAACGCCAACGACATGCTGACAACCTTCGACCCCGACCCCGACCCGGCCGATGTGGCTCTGTCCAGCGTCCCAGGGCAGGAGGCATTTGACCCATGCACACATTGCTTTAGTGAAGACGATCTCAAGCCACAACCTGTGATCAAAAAGGCCCGTAAGATGCTCGTCCCTGACAGCTTAAAG GATGACAAATATTGGAGTCGACGCTTGAAGAACAACGAGGCAGCTAAGCGCTCGCGGGACGCGCGACGAGTCAAAGAGAACCAGATCTCGGTGCGCGCCGCCTTTCTGGAACGGGAGAACGCGGCGCTCCGACAGGAAGTGGCCAACATGCGCAAGGAGCTCGGCCGCTGCCGCAACATCCTCAACAAGTACGAGAACCGCTACGTCGAGCAGTTatga
- the dbpb gene encoding D site albumin promoter binding protein b isoform X1: MAGPPSQRLLPPSGPKTHFRSIDHAGGDSLDTGPVNTGPELKSPPQTPLKGDQSFKDCCEIKDKDMDEDSLGRCSLRDRNSNGQVADGSGLGTGPGTFQSLWERTVASDPGLFQLHYMDLGEFLTENGMAMHGAQIPSQSSQCPSTSPSPCSSSSSSSVSAASPPTLLGLDMQVQQSMLGASGCLHSPPQGSLEPTPSPSCPPLTAPPMTNANDMLTTFDPDPDPADVALSSVPGQEAFDPCTHCFSEDDLKPQPVIKKARKMLVPDSLKDDKYWSRRLKNNEAAKRSRDARRVKENQISVRAAFLERENAALRQEVANMRKELGRCRNILNKYENRYVEQL, translated from the exons ATGGCAGGCCCTCCCTCTCAGCGCCTGTTGCCCCCTTCTGGACCCAAAACACACTTCAGGAGCATAGACCATGCAGGAGGGGACTCGTTGGACACTGGGCCGGTCAACACCGGCCCTGAGCTCAAGTCGCCACCACAAACCCCGCTTAAAGGTGATCAGAGCTTTAAAGACTGCTGTGAAATCAAGG ATAAGGACATGGATGAGGACTCTTTGGGACGTTGCTCTCTCCGTGACAGAAACAGCAATGGACAAGTTGCAGATGGCAGCGGTTTAGGGACAGGGCCAGGCACCTTTCAGAGCCTGTGGGAGCGGACAGTGGCGTCTGATCCTGGTTTGTTCCAGCTGCACTACATGGACTTGGGGGAGTTCCTGACCGAGAATGGCATGGCAATGCACGGGGCTCAGATCCCTTCCCAGAGCTCACAGTGCCCTTCTACATCACCATCTCCctgctcctcctcttcctcatcttcaGTTTCTGCTGCCTCACCACCTACGCTGCTCGGCTTGGACATGCAGGTGCAGCAGAGCATGCTGGGAGCTTCCGGCTGTTTGCACA GTCCTCCTCAGGGAAGCCTTGAGCCTACCCCTTCACCCTCCTGCCCACCTCTCACTGCGCCACCCATGACCAACGCCAACGACATGCTGACAACCTTCGACCCCGACCCCGACCCGGCCGATGTGGCTCTGTCCAGCGTCCCAGGGCAGGAGGCATTTGACCCATGCACACATTGCTTTAGTGAAGACGATCTCAAGCCACAACCTGTGATCAAAAAGGCCCGTAAGATGCTCGTCCCTGACAGCTTAAAG GATGACAAATATTGGAGTCGACGCTTGAAGAACAACGAGGCAGCTAAGCGCTCGCGGGACGCGCGACGAGTCAAAGAGAACCAGATCTCGGTGCGCGCCGCCTTTCTGGAACGGGAGAACGCGGCGCTCCGACAGGAAGTGGCCAACATGCGCAAGGAGCTCGGCCGCTGCCGCAACATCCTCAACAAGTACGAGAACCGCTACGTCGAGCAGTTatga
- the si:dkeyp-69b9.6 gene encoding zinc finger protein 865, whose protein sequence is MFQFGKYNVDIIEMLSGHQAHQFKGLGLERQLQHQQQVQLHQHQLQQQQQQQVETSGAILSGLGLGPLQGSRSSAFSDSASIFAKMSAPPPPLQQQSLSSSSQSSRKSSKMSGSSSSGGSHVSGYPQFLRSFHPAEAALAQEQLHPGVGRFDHFAGSSGSGGSAGGIGGLVSSVPPPPPPLHPGLSVPQASPGPSSSSPSPSSSSSNNPSSTSAVTSLGHQLTGAQSDARSLHQQFSCMLAANQYFLSGVPANSSLEQFLVQQGSHNHLGLESSSGLAPPPLHSSHTHSHSTALPQPQQPPPPPQQQLPTHTLSHPHPHHPLHSSSQPSSLSSFDFQGIPVLSSNQLASLMQQETGLPLPLPLHLSLSKDDGKADSAIGGSGSGGGRRKKAMAGYLPQRKTDGSSNASSSNSHGSANHNSSSSSTSAGLSQDAAPGLGGGGRIGMSGLGRDPPSHLSPPSSSSIVSSSSSSAPTSTSASVLVTNSSKHDNSSSMHPRSSQHEPEPLYHCGECGKTFTHLSSLRRHLRSHELTTAGTAGTRSNVINPVLHPADPSIPHSTQDSSASSLCQSPDKTFHCSDCGKGFKKKGHLLQHGVIHSGSRPFACSTCSRAFNRRESLTRHEKIHEEKPFRCPACGRCFRESTSLLNHAASGTCGKSGRGPRPKSDSSNSIVGGKNSKTGASSDGMVTSAVGSYRSDGYNNFKDQRSQGNLYAGTSSCGGGIAGPALRKAPLAPTLHPHPQSQNQQLHQQHQPHLPLSALLDDSEDDVTSSVNNAISAITAAAANCMTGDLNNSVRVDDRRDIIGGLLGGLGLSSLGSPGGPSSTSGMEKSFRGGENQDALALHQQSIQQTSGGKPKRPRKPRKKKEPGAPGAEPPKRRQSSQRTVGGLGDVRPYLCSICGRGFARRETLRRHDRIHTGEKPHHCTVCGKYFREAFHLSKHHTVHSGEKNYKCLLCGKDFGYAQSLKRHGKLHQKGEIEEVPTTPGENLNNYPTAGGSMIHGGQGNSSFYPYPQDVKPQGSNPHPPPRLYTCAICWKSFRHHFHLTAHHQTVHEGGGDKLFSCEVCGKAFAYSNSLTRHRLSQHGLTRTGQGTTQGNTSVTGEDNNVAGSVSESEAATNALLQLAPTGGNQGEEDSHSGVLHSHQHAPPQPQAGYSPLFYDASTSLPSSSNATPYSQPLPSSSSLQSHQHAGIKGEPMYQAGQRHTLNPILPVHPLVLPPPEQHHHHALSQQHPSNVQPHHHHSFHSEEELRRRKKKKKRRNGREKIGYEWGQTTKMDGVQMALSAEERKKNENRKLQRRMRKTFRRRQRKFRKKMAMLLRIRRGSGGGRVVYELSPTGGLELYRLLSFQVPLKRFPCPFCFLTTFSRRAALMVHIAARHCPRVSYPSGRLKCAVCGKQSRKLLSALIHRSSHLSNRAFSCKRCPSRFWNAALLTRHKRTCRGKLTELTRGSALCLKVTTGKIFKRGDSKGNISTLQIQYSH, encoded by the exons ATGTTCCAGTTCGGAAAATACAATGTGGACATCATAGAGATGCTAAGTGGACACCAAGCCCATCAGTTCAAAGGTCTTGGATTAGAGCGACAACTACAACACCAGCAGCAAGTGCAGCTTCATCAGCACCAGTtgcaacagcaacagcagcagcaagtaGAAACCTCTGGGGCGATTTTATCTGGACTTGGCTTAGGCCCATTGCAAGGATCTAGAAGCAGTGCCTTTTCTGATTCTGCATCAATTTTTGCAAAAATGAGtgcacctccacctcctctacAGCAGCAGTCACTGTCTTCATCGTCACAAAGTTCAAGGAAGTCAAGCAAAATGTCTGGGAGCAGTAGCAGTGGAGGAAGTCACGTGAGTGGGTATCCTCAGTTTTTGCGTTCATTTCATCCAGCTGAGGCAGCCCTTGCACAAGAACAGCTACATCCAGGAGTTGGGCGATTTGACCATTTTGCAGGCAGTAGTGGAAgtggaggaagtgcaggaggaATTGGTGGACTAGTATCATCTGTTCCACCTCCACCCCCCCCATTACATCCTGGTCTCTCTGTTCCCCAAGCATCCCCTGGACCGTCCTCCTCTTCCCCATCCCCTTCAAGTTCTAGCTCCAACAACCCTTCCAGCACTAGTGCAGTAACCTCTCTTGGTCACCAGTTGACAGGAGCTCAGTCTGATGCACGAAGCTTGCATCAACAGTTTAGTTGCATGCTAGCTGCTAATCAGTATTTTCTCTCTGGAGTACCTGCCAATTCCAGCCTAGAGCAATTTTTGGTGCAACAAGGAAGCCACAACCATCTAGGTCTTGAATCAAGTTCAGGTCTTGCTCCCCCCCCTCTACACTCTTCACACACGCATAGCCACTCAACCGCCTTGCCTCAGCCACAGCAGCCGCCACCGCCACCACAACAACAGCTGCCCACTCACACTCTGTCACACCCCCATCCACATCATCCTCTTCATTCCTCATCTCAACCGTCCTCATTAAGCAGTTTTGACTTCCAAGGCATCCCTGTCCTCTCCTCAAACCAATTAGCATCTCTGATGCAACAAGAAACTGGTTTACCACTTCCACTTCCCTTACATTTGTCCCTCTCCAAAGATGACGGGAAAGCAGACAGTGCAATAGGAGGAAGTGGAAGTGGAGGAGGCAGGAGAAAGAAAGCAATGGCTGGGTATTTGCCTCAGCGGAAGACTGATGGCAGCAGTAACGCTAGCAGCAGCAATAGTCATGGCTCTGCAAATCATAACTCCAGCAGTAGTAGCACATCAGCGGGCCTTAGCCAAGATGCTGCACCTGGCCTTGGTGGAGGCGGCCGCATTGGTATGTCAGGACTTGGTAGAGATCCCCCTTCTCATCTAAgccctccatcttcctcctcaatTGTgtcatcatcctcttcctctGCTCCCACTTCCACATCCGCATCAGTTCTGGTGACAAACAGTTCTAAACATGACAATAGTAGCTCCATGCACCCTCGTTCATCCCAACATGAACCCGAACCACTTTATCATTGTGGAGAGTGTGGAAAAACGTTCACTCATCTATCCAGTCTGCGCAGGCACTTACGCAGTCATGAGTTGACCACTGCAGGCACAGCAGGCACAAGAAGTAACGTTATAAATCCTGTTTTGCATCCTGCTGATCCAAGTATTCCCCACTCGACCCAGGATAGTTCAGCATCATCGTTATGCCAAAGTCCTGACAAGACTTTCCATTGCTCAGATTGTGgaaaaggatttaaaaaaaagggacacTTGCTTCAGCATGGTGTCATCCACTCTGGTTCACGGCCGTTTGCCTGCAGTACCTGTAGCCGTGCTTTTAATCGGCGTGAGTCTCTAACCCGTCATGAAAAGATACATGAAGAGAAACCTTTTCGTTGTCCAGCTTGTGGCCGATGTTTCCGTGAGAGTACCTCTTTGTTGAACCATGCAGCATCAGGCACTTGTGGCAAATCAGGCAGAGGACCAAGACCGAAGAGTGATAGTAGCAACTCTATAGTTGGTGGCAAGAACAGTAAGACAGGGGCTTCCAGTGATGGAATGGTAACTAGTGCAGTGG GGTCTTACCGGAGTGATGGTTACAATAACTTCAAAGACCAGCGCTCTCAAGGCAACCTTTATGCTGGAACATCCTCATGTGGTGGAGGAATAGCAGGGCCAGCGCTAAGAAAAGCTCCTTTAGCTCCTACTCTGCATCCTCACCCACAAAGCCAGAACCAACAGCTTCATCAACAGCATCAACCACATTTGCCCCTCTCAGCTCTGCTGGATGATTCTGAAGATGATGTTACGAGCTCTGTCAATAATGCTATTTCTGCTATCACTGCAGCAGCGGCAAATTGCATGACCGGTGATCTTAACAATAGTGTTCGGGTAGACGATAGAAGAGATATAATCGGAGGACTACTCGGAGGTCTTGGATTAAGCTCTCTTGGCTCGCCCGGTGGTCCGTCTTCAACATCCGGAATGGAAAAATCATTTAGAGGTGGTGAAAACCAGGATGCTTTGGCGCTTCACCAACAGTCAATCCAGCAGACGTCAGGTGGAAAGCCCAAACGCCCTCGGAAGCCTCGTAAAAAGAAGGAACCTGGGGCACCCGGTGCAGAGCCTCCCAAAAGACGTCAGTCATCCCAGAGAACAGTAGGAGGTCTGGGGGATGTTAGACCGTATTTGTGCAGCATCTGTGGTCGAGGATTCGCAAGGCGAGAGACTCTACGAAGGCATGACCGAATTCACACAGGGGAAAAACCTCATCACTGCACCGTTTGCGGCAAATACTTCAGAGAGGCTTTTCACCTTAGTAAGCATCACACGGTGCATTCTGGAGAGAAAAACTATAAATGTCTTCTTTGTGGAAAGGATTTCGGATATGCCCAGAGCCTTAAGAGGCATGGCAAGCTACACCAGAAAGGTGAAATTGAAGAAGTACCTACAACACCTGGAGAAAATCTTAACAATTACCCAACTGCTGGTGGGAGCATGATCCATGGCGGTCAAGGTAACTCTTCGTTTTATCCATACCCGCAAGATGTTAAACCCCAAGGGTCGAATCCTCATCCTCCCCCCAGACTTTACACATGTGCGATATGTTGGAAGTCCTTTCGTCATCACTTCCATCTTACTGCGCACCATCAAACAGTTCACGAAGGTGGAGGTGACAAGCTGTTTTCCTGTGAAGTGTGTGGTAAGGCCTTCGCATATTCCAACAGCCTTACAAGACACAGGCTGTCTCAGCATGGCCTAACCCGTACTGGTCAAGGAACAACTCAAGGGAACACTAGTGTCACTGGAGAGGACAACAATGTTGCTGGCTCAGTTTCCGAAAGTGAAGCGGCCACAAATGCTTTGCTCCAGCTCGCACCCACTGGTGGAAACCAAGGAGAAGAGGATTCTCACAGTGGTGTTCTTCACAGCCACCAGCATGCTCCACCACAGCCACAAGCTGGGTACTCACCTCTTTTCTATGATGCCAGTACATCTCTCCCCTCCTCCTCCAATGCCACACCATACTCTCAGCCCTTGCCTTCAAGTTCTTCATTACAATCCCATCAACACGCAGGAATAAAAGGTGAGCCGATGTATCAAGCTGGCCAAAGACATACACTCAACCCAATCTTACCTGTCCATCCCCTTGTTCTGCCTCCACCTGAGCAACATCATCACCATGCTCTCAGCCAGCAGCATCCCTCTAATGTCCagccacaccaccaccacagctTCCACAGCGAAGAAGAACTAAGACGtcgcaagaaaaaaaaaaaaagacggaaCGGGAGAGAGAAGATAGGCTACGAATGGGGTCAGACCACAAAAATGGACGGGGTTCAGATGGCGCTCTCAGCtgaggaaaggaagaaaaatgagaaCAGAAAGCTGCAGAGAAGGATGAGAAAAACATTTCGTAGAAGACAACGTaaatttaggaaaaaaatgGCTATGCTTTTGAGGATTAGGAGAGGTAGCGGAGGAGGCAGAGTTGTGTATGAACTGAGCCCTACAGGAGGACTGGAACTATATAGACTGCTCTCTTTTCAAGTTCCTCTTAAACGATTCCCTTGTCCCTTCTGTTTTCTCACAACATTTTCACGACGAGCAGCACTTATGGTCCACATAGCAGCTAGACATTGTCCAAGAGTCAGTTACCCTTCGGGTCgattaaaatgtgcagtttgtggAAAACAATCTCGCAAATTACTTTCAGCCCTTATTCATAGAAGCTCTCACTTATCTAATAGAGCATTTTCCTGTAAACGCTGTCCCTCTCGTTTCTGGAACGCAGCGCTCCTCACAAGACACAAAAGAACTTGCCGGGGAAAACTGACAGAACTGACACGAGGGAGTGCGCTTTGTTTAAAAGTGACAACAGGAAAAATCTTTAAACGAGGGGACAGCAAAGGGAATATTTCAACTCTGCAAATACAGTACAGTCACTGA